The Caproicibacterium lactatifermentans genome contains a region encoding:
- a CDS encoding ArnT family glycosyltransferase, with amino-acid sequence MNRQQIRPSVFSHPYLLLCLGCMLVYASFSAGQAEAPLPLRSVLLPAICTALGTAWFMARYCICGSSHLLSVLTVIFSAACVLCAAMLCLLSSHPLSALTLLLLLMLAAAGFWEYRQQWLSDQATCILLGAGAFFLHACYILYTSYLTRQHDVFPVSQSEGHQAYILYFVDHNFALPDFAPNKVWEFYHPPLHYFLSAMWVKLQMFFGTNTETAIENVQFLSLFYSCAVIILGYRILQALHLKGAALTLPFAILCFHPMLILLAGSINNDVLCLALTMASILYAIRWYQSPTVKNILLLGLFLGLAMMAKSAGVLAAPAVAVLFLIRLIKGKGKRRGLWKQYGLFLLVCAPLGLWWSLYGKIRFQMPFGAISALAKNNPQYLGTDTPLQRLFSIDWQHLTVFENWDWQNQVFEHNLFTALFKTSVFDEAKLFTGGVGLCFSQVLFWTNILLAAAAFVCMVRCAVQVGKSGSLQPYRSEVLFCGVLYGTCMAFYIWFCFKQPFACTQSFRYIFPTVLVGTVGIGAVLQEHRPRAVTCALALLITLFCVCSAGVYLLLGTK; translated from the coding sequence ATGAACAGACAACAAATACGCCCGTCCGTCTTCTCCCATCCATACCTACTGCTGTGTCTAGGCTGCATGCTGGTGTACGCCAGTTTCTCAGCCGGACAGGCGGAAGCTCCGCTGCCCCTGCGCAGTGTTCTGCTGCCAGCCATCTGCACGGCACTGGGCACAGCGTGGTTTATGGCACGATACTGCATATGCGGTAGTTCCCATCTGCTGTCCGTCCTGACAGTGATATTCTCCGCCGCGTGTGTGCTCTGTGCCGCAATGCTGTGCCTGTTGTCGAGCCACCCGCTGTCCGCGCTGACACTGCTTTTGCTACTGATGCTGGCCGCCGCCGGTTTCTGGGAATACCGACAGCAGTGGCTGTCCGACCAGGCCACCTGTATTCTGCTGGGCGCAGGTGCTTTCTTTCTGCACGCCTGCTATATTTTATATACTTCTTATCTGACACGTCAGCACGATGTTTTTCCGGTGTCTCAGTCGGAAGGGCACCAGGCATATATTTTATATTTTGTAGACCACAATTTTGCCCTGCCGGATTTTGCCCCCAATAAGGTCTGGGAGTTCTACCATCCGCCGCTGCACTATTTTCTCAGCGCCATGTGGGTAAAGCTGCAGATGTTCTTCGGCACCAATACGGAGACCGCCATAGAAAATGTGCAATTCCTGTCGCTTTTCTATTCCTGCGCCGTCATCATTCTCGGGTACCGCATTCTGCAGGCACTGCACCTAAAAGGTGCGGCGCTCACGCTGCCGTTCGCCATCCTCTGCTTTCACCCGATGCTCATTCTGCTGGCCGGCAGCATCAACAACGATGTGCTGTGTCTGGCATTGACCATGGCCTCCATTTTGTATGCCATTCGCTGGTACCAGAGTCCAACCGTAAAAAACATTCTTCTACTGGGCCTGTTCCTTGGTCTTGCCATGATGGCGAAAAGCGCCGGTGTGCTGGCGGCACCCGCCGTGGCGGTTCTGTTTCTGATTCGTCTAATCAAAGGAAAGGGAAAGCGCCGCGGCCTGTGGAAACAGTATGGCCTGTTCCTGCTGGTCTGTGCACCGCTGGGACTGTGGTGGAGCCTGTACGGAAAAATCCGCTTTCAAATGCCGTTCGGCGCTATCTCCGCGCTGGCAAAAAACAACCCGCAGTATCTGGGTACTGATACGCCCCTTCAGCGGCTGTTCAGTATAGACTGGCAGCACCTGACCGTTTTTGAAAACTGGGACTGGCAAAACCAAGTCTTTGAGCACAACCTGTTTACAGCACTCTTTAAAACGTCCGTCTTTGATGAGGCAAAGCTGTTCACGGGAGGTGTCGGACTGTGCTTTTCTCAGGTCCTGTTCTGGACTAACATCCTGCTGGCTGCAGCTGCCTTTGTCTGCATGGTTCGCTGCGCTGTGCAGGTGGGAAAATCCGGCAGTCTGCAGCCGTACCGCTCAGAAGTGCTGTTCTGCGGTGTGCTGTACGGCACCTGCATGGCGTTTTACATCTGGTTCTGTTTTAAACAGCCCTTCGCCTGCACCCAAAGCTTCCGATACATTTTCCCCACGGTCCTGGTCGGCACCGTGGGTATCGGTGCAGTACTGCAAGAGCACCGTCCCCGTGCCGTAACCTGTGCCCTTGCACTGCTTATCACGCTGTTCTGTGTGTGCAGTGCCGGTGTCTATCTACTGTTGGGTACAAAATAA
- a CDS encoding NAD(P)/FAD-dependent oxidoreductase: protein MKQVIIIGAGPAGLTAAHDLLSRAGNDYNVTILEESNAVGGISRTVRWHGNRMDIGGHRFFSKESRVNRWWAQRLPAQGTPAYDDKVLNRPCTLTPDGPDPEVQDRVMLTRQRVSRIYYNRRFFDYPISMKPQTFRNLGLASTLQAGGSYLHACLHKLPENNLENFYINRFGKTLYSMFFEGYTEKVWGRPPRMISADWGAQRVKGLSVSAVLKDMLQKAAGKKSTDTQTSLIEQFQYPKYGPGQIWEQTAAEVERMGGTLYRNCHVTGIHTQDGHVTSLTVETPKGIQNITGDIFLSSMPVKDLIGGMDAVPEEISKLAAGLPYRDFVTLGLLVKKLNLKNETGRKTLGNIVPDCWIYIQDTGIKLGRLQIFNNWSPYMVKDPEHTIWIGLEYFCTEGDAFWNMTEESCMAFAAGELLKMGILASADDILDFHRERVKKAYPAYFDTYAHMDRIITYLNQYQNLYCIGRNGQHRYNNMDHSMMTAFEAVDNILSGRADKTNVWNVNTDTDYQEEKQD from the coding sequence ATGAAACAGGTTATTATTATCGGCGCCGGGCCGGCAGGCCTGACCGCCGCGCATGATTTGCTGTCCCGCGCAGGCAACGACTATAACGTCACGATACTGGAAGAAAGCAACGCCGTTGGCGGCATTTCCCGTACAGTGCGCTGGCACGGCAACCGCATGGACATCGGTGGACACCGCTTTTTCTCCAAAGAAAGCCGTGTCAACCGCTGGTGGGCGCAGCGGCTGCCCGCGCAGGGCACACCGGCCTACGACGACAAAGTGCTGAACCGTCCCTGCACGCTGACGCCGGACGGACCAGACCCCGAAGTACAGGACCGCGTCATGCTGACACGGCAGCGGGTGTCACGCATTTATTACAACCGCCGCTTCTTCGACTATCCCATTTCTATGAAGCCACAGACGTTCCGGAACCTCGGTCTTGCCAGCACCCTGCAGGCCGGCGGCAGCTACCTGCACGCCTGTCTGCACAAACTGCCGGAAAACAATCTGGAAAATTTCTACATCAACCGCTTTGGCAAAACGCTGTACAGTATGTTCTTCGAGGGATACACTGAAAAGGTGTGGGGACGCCCGCCGCGCATGATTTCCGCAGACTGGGGCGCACAGCGCGTAAAAGGCCTGTCCGTTTCCGCCGTGCTGAAAGATATGCTGCAGAAAGCAGCTGGCAAAAAATCCACCGATACCCAAACTTCTCTGATAGAACAGTTCCAGTACCCGAAATATGGTCCGGGCCAAATTTGGGAGCAGACCGCCGCTGAGGTGGAAAGGATGGGTGGCACACTGTACCGAAACTGCCATGTAACCGGCATCCATACACAGGACGGCCACGTAACTTCCCTGACCGTGGAAACCCCGAAAGGAATACAAAACATAACCGGTGACATTTTCCTGTCGTCTATGCCGGTCAAGGACCTTATCGGCGGCATGGATGCGGTTCCGGAAGAAATCTCCAAACTGGCGGCTGGCCTTCCTTACCGCGATTTTGTCACACTGGGGCTTCTGGTGAAAAAGCTGAACCTAAAAAACGAAACCGGCCGCAAAACGCTGGGTAATATCGTACCCGACTGCTGGATTTACATACAGGACACCGGCATTAAGCTGGGACGGCTGCAAATTTTCAACAACTGGTCCCCCTATATGGTGAAAGACCCGGAACACACCATATGGATTGGGCTGGAATATTTCTGCACCGAGGGTGACGCCTTCTGGAACATGACTGAAGAATCCTGCATGGCCTTTGCCGCTGGTGAGCTGCTGAAAATGGGCATTCTGGCAAGTGCGGACGATATTCTGGATTTCCACCGCGAACGCGTGAAAAAAGCCTACCCCGCCTACTTTGACACCTACGCGCACATGGACCGCATCATTACTTACTTAAATCAGTACCAAAATTTGTACTGCATTGGCCGCAACGGGCAGCACCGCTACAACAACATGGACCACTCCATGATGACAGCCTTTGAGGCGGTGGACAATATTCTTTCTGGCCGCGCGGACAAGACAAACGTATGGAATGTGAATACCGACACGGACTATCAAGAAGAAAAACAGGACTGA
- a CDS encoding sigma factor-like helix-turn-helix DNA-binding protein, which yields MAKDLEISLLLDYYGAMLTPKQRKILACYYNDDLSLSEIAQNEGITRQGVRDAVKRGEAQLREMETNLGLLRCSRDRMAAYAKLRGYAEHIRDYNSRFVYDRSITEQITNLLKVLDRMEAAE from the coding sequence ATGGCAAAGGATTTGGAAATTTCACTGCTGCTGGACTACTATGGGGCTATGCTTACCCCGAAGCAGCGGAAAATTCTTGCCTGCTACTACAACGACGACCTGTCCCTGTCGGAAATTGCCCAGAACGAAGGCATCACCCGGCAGGGGGTGCGGGATGCGGTCAAACGCGGGGAAGCACAGCTGCGGGAAATGGAAACAAACCTTGGCCTGCTGCGCTGTTCCCGTGACCGTATGGCCGCCTACGCCAAACTGCGCGGGTATGCGGAACACATTCGTGACTACAACAGCCGCTTTGTTTATGACCGTTCCATTACAGAACAGATTACAAACCTTTTAAAGGTCCTTGACCGGATGGAAGCAGCAGAGTAA
- the ffh gene encoding signal recognition particle protein encodes MAFESLSDKLSAAFKRLKSKGKLTEDDVKAAMREVRLALLEADVNYKVAKEFTKKVSERAIGSEVMESLTPGQMVVKIVDEELTNLMGGGEARLNIPSSGPCVMLLCGLQGAGKTTHAAKLGRLLKKKGHRPLLVACDVYRPAAIKQLQIVGQQAGVPVFEEGQGDPIRISKDAVRRAKDYGNDFVLIDTAGRLQIDDKLMDELKNIKEAVHPNEILLVVDSMTGQEAVNVAKSFDEKLDITGVILTKLDGDTRGGAALSVKAVTGKPIKFAGVGEKLDDIEVFHPDRMASRILGMGDVLTLIEDAQTKLDEKQAEKAAKRMLQNKLDFNDLLAQFDQIKKMGPIRGVLEKIGMDTRKLSDSQLDDRIVDREKAIILSMTPQEREKPSLINPSHKRRIAAGSGTRVEDVNKLLRSMEQMQKLMKRVKGKKGRRRFMPPMNMPGMPGGMPFN; translated from the coding sequence ATGGCATTTGAAAGCCTTTCAGATAAACTTTCCGCCGCGTTTAAACGGCTGAAAAGCAAGGGAAAGCTTACCGAAGACGACGTGAAGGCCGCCATGCGCGAGGTGCGCCTTGCTCTGTTGGAGGCCGACGTCAACTACAAGGTGGCAAAGGAATTCACAAAAAAGGTGAGTGAGCGTGCCATCGGCAGTGAGGTTATGGAAAGCCTGACGCCTGGCCAGATGGTTGTCAAAATTGTGGACGAAGAACTGACCAACCTGATGGGCGGCGGCGAAGCGCGGCTCAACATCCCATCCTCCGGGCCGTGCGTTATGCTGCTGTGCGGCCTGCAGGGCGCCGGCAAAACCACCCACGCGGCAAAGCTGGGACGCCTGCTGAAGAAAAAAGGTCACCGGCCGCTGCTGGTGGCGTGCGATGTTTACCGTCCGGCCGCCATTAAACAGCTGCAGATTGTTGGGCAGCAGGCCGGTGTGCCGGTCTTTGAGGAAGGACAGGGCGACCCGATACGCATCAGCAAAGACGCTGTGCGCCGTGCGAAGGATTACGGCAACGATTTTGTACTCATTGATACTGCCGGCCGTTTGCAGATAGACGACAAACTGATGGATGAGCTGAAAAACATCAAAGAAGCGGTGCATCCCAATGAAATCCTGCTGGTCGTGGACAGCATGACCGGTCAGGAAGCAGTCAACGTGGCGAAGTCCTTTGATGAAAAGCTGGACATCACCGGCGTTATCCTTACTAAGCTGGACGGCGACACCCGCGGCGGTGCGGCGCTTTCCGTAAAAGCAGTGACCGGCAAGCCTATCAAATTTGCCGGTGTGGGCGAAAAGCTGGATGATATTGAGGTGTTCCACCCGGACCGCATGGCTTCCCGCATTTTGGGCATGGGTGATGTGCTGACACTCATTGAAGATGCACAGACAAAGCTGGACGAAAAGCAAGCGGAAAAAGCCGCCAAGCGAATGCTGCAGAACAAGCTGGACTTTAACGACTTACTGGCGCAATTCGACCAAATTAAAAAAATGGGACCAATTCGCGGTGTTCTGGAAAAAATCGGCATGGATACCCGCAAGCTAAGCGACTCCCAGCTGGATGACCGTATTGTGGACCGTGAAAAGGCCATTATCCTTTCCATGACACCGCAGGAACGTGAAAAGCCCTCTCTCATAAATCCATCCCACAAACGGCGCATTGCCGCCGGCAGCGGCACCCGGGTGGAGGATGTCAACAAGCTGCTGCGTTCCATGGAACAAATGCAGAAGCTGATGAAGCGTGTGAAGGGTAAAAAAGGCCGCCGCCGCTTTATGCCGCCGATGAACATGCCCGGCATGCCGGGCGGAATGCCTTTTAACTGA
- the rpsP gene encoding 30S ribosomal protein S16, which yields MAVKIRLRRMGAKKSPFYRIVVADSRDPRDGRFIEEIGYYNPLKEPAEVKVDADKVQNWMKNGAQPTDTVKRLFKKNGVL from the coding sequence ATGGCAGTCAAGATTCGTCTGCGCCGCATGGGCGCAAAGAAAAGCCCGTTTTATCGTATTGTTGTGGCAGATTCCCGCGACCCCCGCGACGGCCGTTTCATTGAAGAAATCGGTTACTACAACCCGCTGAAGGAGCCTGCCGAGGTTAAGGTAGACGCCGACAAGGTGCAGAACTGGATGAAGAACGGCGCACAGCCGACCGATACCGTAAAGCGCCTGTTCAAGAAGAACGGCGTACTGTAA
- a CDS encoding KH domain-containing protein codes for MEKLLTALAQGLVEDPSAVQVTVDAPAPDGTVTYHLHVAEPDMGRVIGKQGRIARAIRVVMRAAATRQDTKVSVEID; via the coding sequence ATGGAAAAACTTCTGACTGCCCTTGCGCAGGGATTGGTGGAAGACCCCTCGGCTGTTCAGGTGACGGTTGACGCGCCTGCACCGGACGGCACGGTTACTTATCATCTGCATGTGGCGGAACCGGATATGGGCCGTGTTATCGGCAAGCAGGGACGCATTGCACGGGCTATCCGCGTGGTTATGCGTGCGGCTGCCACCAGACAGGACACCAAGGTGTCTGTTGAAATCGACTGA
- the rimM gene encoding ribosome maturation factor RimM (Essential for efficient processing of 16S rRNA), which produces MKTEYLEAGRIVGTHGVRGELRLEPWCDSASFLRQFHTLYWEKDKNPVQVMSSRVHKNLLLLTLEGVATLEQADALRGKVLCFRRADVNLPEGTYFQQDLLGLTVTDAQSGQVYGTLTQVYSTGANDVYEVKDTDGKTVLLPAVPQVVKKIDLESGTLEILPMEGMFHAD; this is translated from the coding sequence ATGAAGACAGAGTATCTGGAGGCCGGCAGAATCGTTGGCACCCACGGCGTACGCGGGGAGCTTCGTTTGGAACCATGGTGTGACTCGGCATCATTTCTGCGGCAGTTCCATACGCTTTACTGGGAAAAGGACAAGAATCCCGTACAGGTGATGTCCTCCCGTGTGCACAAAAACCTCTTGCTGCTTACGCTGGAGGGTGTGGCAACCCTTGAACAGGCGGACGCTCTGCGAGGGAAAGTGCTGTGCTTCCGCCGAGCGGATGTCAACCTGCCGGAGGGCACCTATTTTCAGCAGGATTTGCTGGGCCTGACGGTTACGGACGCACAGAGCGGCCAGGTGTACGGTACCCTGACACAGGTGTATTCCACTGGCGCCAATGATGTATATGAAGTAAAAGATACGGACGGAAAGACTGTACTGCTGCCGGCAGTGCCGCAGGTAGTCAAAAAGATTGACCTTGAAAGCGGCACACTGGAAATCCTGCCAATGGAGGGAATGTTCCATGCGGATTGA
- the trmD gene encoding tRNA (guanosine(37)-N1)-methyltransferase TrmD — translation MRIDLVTLFPEMCEAVLAESIVGRGRKRGAVQIVPHQLRSYAHDRHSTVDDTVFGGGKGMLLLAEPIAACFDDLTRTLGEKPHIIFMSPQGRPLNQKLLKELNGYENLCILCGHYEGVDERVLETYVDEEVSLGDFVLTGGELPALCLIDSLARLQPGVLAAAECYQEESHYNGLLEYPQYSRPQVWRGKSVPPQLMTGHHANIACWRRQQSLLRTLHKRPDMLQSAPLTPADRAFLQQYMEQCKDGE, via the coding sequence ATGCGGATTGACCTAGTTACCCTGTTTCCGGAAATGTGTGAGGCCGTGCTGGCGGAAAGCATCGTTGGCCGCGGGCGCAAACGCGGTGCAGTTCAAATTGTGCCGCACCAGCTGCGCAGCTATGCCCATGACCGGCACAGTACGGTGGATGATACCGTCTTTGGCGGCGGAAAGGGAATGCTGCTGCTGGCGGAGCCCATTGCGGCCTGCTTTGACGACCTCACCCGGACACTCGGCGAAAAACCGCATATTATATTTATGAGCCCGCAGGGCAGGCCGCTTAATCAAAAGCTTTTGAAAGAACTAAATGGCTACGAGAATCTGTGTATTCTCTGCGGCCACTATGAGGGCGTAGACGAACGTGTGCTGGAAACTTATGTTGACGAGGAAGTTTCGCTGGGGGACTTTGTGTTGACTGGCGGAGAGCTGCCGGCGCTGTGCCTGATTGACTCGCTTGCCCGGCTGCAGCCAGGTGTACTGGCCGCCGCCGAATGCTACCAGGAGGAAAGCCACTACAATGGCCTGCTGGAGTACCCGCAGTACAGCCGCCCACAGGTGTGGCGCGGCAAAAGTGTACCGCCCCAGCTGATGACCGGGCACCATGCCAACATTGCGTGCTGGCGGCGGCAGCAAAGCCTGCTGCGTACCCTGCACAAACGCCCGGATATGCTGCAGAGTGCACCGCTTACCCCAGCGGACCGTGCTTTTTTGCAGCAGTACATGGAACAGTGTAAAGATGGAGAATAG
- a CDS encoding HPr family phosphocarrier protein, with amino-acid sequence MCVKEVLVQNQVGLHARPATFFIQKANEYKSSIWVEKEERRVNAKSLLGVLSLGIVGGTTIHIIADGPDEEEAVNSLVDLVKSGFAE; translated from the coding sequence ATGTGTGTTAAAGAAGTATTGGTCCAGAATCAGGTCGGACTGCACGCCCGTCCTGCTACCTTCTTTATTCAGAAGGCCAACGAATACAAATCTTCTATCTGGGTTGAAAAGGAAGAACGCCGTGTCAACGCAAAAAGCCTGCTGGGCGTACTTTCTCTGGGAATTGTCGGCGGTACGACAATCCATATTATTGCGGACGGCCCCGATGAAGAAGAAGCTGTCAACAGCCTGGTCGATTTGGTCAAGTCCGGCTTTGCTGAATAA
- the uvrC gene encoding excinuclease ABC subunit UvrC, translating to MLSEEKRRELRRRAMNLPLHPGVYIMHDHSGQIIYIGKAKALKNRVSQYFGSEKNHAEKVRQMVAHVDWFEYILTDSEFEALVLEASLIKQHQPKYNILLKDDKGYHYIRVTKEAWPRVSQVQQKMDDGAVYLGPYVSSWATRQSVDEALKIFRLPSCTRRFPQDIGRRRPCLNYYIKQCCAPCLGKISQEEYGELVREAVDFLRGGSASSVHQLEQKMREASEHLQFERAARLRDRLLAIRRMAGRQKVVAVSVPEQDVIALAQGADAACFQVFRFQDARLCDRESFPMGQVGEPESARGAFLEQYYTIRDRIPPRVTLDGPAENTDLLERWLSEKVGRAVHITVPQKGEQAHLAEMVRSNAAEQVAQTTGRTGRETSALDELGRLLGLSHPPQYIESYDISNLAGEDNVAGMVVFANGRPLRSAYRRFRIKTVEGQDDYASMREVLFRRFQEYEAHKEEDEGFGHLPDLILLDGGKGQISAVQPVLEHFGLQVPLFGMVKDNSHRTRAITGSGGEVAINSHRAAFTLVSSIQDEVHRWAISYHRQSRKKHTFSSSLTQIEGIGDRRAKALLHHFRTVSAIREATLEELAGAPCMNRPAAEKVYAYFRQEENCTPPKN from the coding sequence TTGCTTAGTGAGGAAAAGCGCCGGGAACTGCGCCGGCGGGCCATGAATTTGCCCCTGCATCCCGGGGTATATATCATGCACGACCACAGCGGACAGATTATTTATATTGGTAAGGCCAAAGCACTGAAAAATCGTGTGAGCCAGTATTTTGGCAGTGAGAAGAATCATGCGGAAAAAGTGCGCCAGATGGTTGCCCATGTGGACTGGTTTGAGTATATCCTGACAGATAGTGAATTTGAGGCACTGGTGCTGGAAGCAAGCCTGATTAAACAGCATCAGCCAAAGTATAATATTTTGCTGAAGGACGACAAAGGCTATCATTATATTCGTGTTACGAAGGAAGCATGGCCGCGTGTTTCACAAGTACAGCAGAAGATGGACGATGGTGCTGTTTATCTGGGACCGTATGTCAGTTCCTGGGCAACCCGGCAGAGTGTGGACGAAGCCCTGAAAATTTTCCGTTTGCCTAGCTGCACCCGCCGCTTTCCGCAGGATATAGGCAGGCGGCGTCCCTGCCTAAACTATTATATTAAGCAATGCTGTGCACCCTGCCTTGGAAAAATCAGCCAAGAAGAATATGGCGAGCTGGTGCGGGAAGCGGTTGACTTTCTGCGCGGTGGCAGTGCTTCTTCTGTGCACCAGCTGGAACAGAAGATGCGGGAGGCAAGCGAGCATTTGCAGTTCGAGCGTGCTGCCCGTCTGCGGGACCGGCTGCTTGCTATCCGCCGTATGGCAGGCCGGCAGAAAGTGGTGGCAGTTTCTGTTCCGGAACAGGATGTCATTGCGCTGGCACAGGGGGCCGACGCCGCGTGTTTTCAGGTGTTCCGCTTTCAGGATGCCCGTCTGTGCGACCGTGAAAGCTTTCCGATGGGACAGGTTGGCGAACCGGAAAGTGCCCGCGGCGCTTTTTTGGAACAGTACTATACCATTCGGGACCGCATTCCGCCGCGCGTGACACTGGATGGTCCCGCGGAAAACACTGACCTGCTGGAGCGATGGCTGAGCGAAAAGGTCGGCCGGGCCGTGCATATCACCGTGCCGCAGAAAGGGGAACAGGCTCATCTGGCAGAGATGGTGCGCAGCAACGCGGCGGAACAGGTGGCACAGACCACCGGCCGCACCGGCCGCGAAACCAGTGCGCTGGACGAGTTGGGCCGTCTGCTGGGGCTTTCGCACCCGCCGCAGTACATTGAGTCTTATGATATTTCCAATTTAGCGGGGGAGGATAACGTGGCCGGTATGGTCGTGTTCGCAAATGGTCGGCCGCTCCGTTCTGCTTACCGCCGGTTCCGGATAAAAACCGTAGAGGGACAGGACGATTATGCTTCCATGCGGGAAGTGCTGTTCCGCCGGTTTCAGGAATATGAGGCACATAAAGAAGAGGATGAGGGGTTCGGCCACCTGCCGGACCTTATTCTGCTGGACGGCGGCAAAGGACAGATCAGTGCCGTGCAGCCGGTACTGGAACATTTTGGTCTACAGGTGCCGCTGTTCGGTATGGTTAAAGACAATAGCCACCGCACCCGGGCCATTACCGGCAGCGGCGGGGAAGTTGCCATTAACAGCCACCGTGCCGCCTTTACGCTGGTTTCCAGCATTCAGGATGAAGTACACCGCTGGGCCATCAGCTACCACCGCCAAAGCCGCAAAAAACATACTTTTTCCTCGTCCTTAACACAGATAGAGGGTATCGGTGACCGGCGCGCAAAAGCCCTGCTGCACCATTTTCGTACGGTGTCTGCCATTCGGGAGGCTACGCTGGAAGAGCTGGCAGGTGCGCCGTGCATGAACCGTCCCGCCGCGGAAAAAGTGTATGCCTATTTTCGGCAGGAAGAAAATTGCACGCCGCCGAAAAATTGA
- the coaD gene encoding pantetheine-phosphate adenylyltransferase, whose protein sequence is MRKEKIAICPGSFDPMTLGHLDIIRRSCKLFDRVIVAVLDNPAKHTAFTTEEREEMIRRCTKEMPQVEIDSFHGLLAEYAHQKHAVAVVRGLRALSDFEYEFQMSLTNRNLNPDLETIFFNTTAENMFLSSSVVKQIATFGGDISKCVPQCILPDIMDRIYTGGNKE, encoded by the coding sequence ATGAGGAAAGAAAAAATTGCAATCTGCCCGGGCAGCTTTGACCCGATGACGCTGGGACACTTGGATATTATCCGCCGCTCCTGCAAACTGTTTGACAGAGTAATCGTTGCGGTACTGGACAATCCGGCCAAACACACTGCCTTTACAACAGAAGAACGGGAAGAAATGATTCGCCGCTGCACCAAAGAGATGCCGCAGGTGGAAATCGACAGCTTTCACGGTCTTCTGGCCGAGTATGCACATCAAAAGCACGCTGTGGCCGTGGTCCGCGGCCTGCGTGCTCTGTCCGACTTTGAGTATGAGTTTCAGATGTCCCTTACGAATCGGAATCTTAACCCAGACTTGGAAACCATCTTTTTTAACACGACCGCAGAAAATATGTTTCTCAGCTCCAGCGTAGTGAAGCAAATCGCCACGTTCGGCGGCGATATTTCAAAATGCGTACCGCAGTGTATCCTGCCGGATATTATGGATCGCATTTACACAGGAGGAAACAAGGAATGA
- a CDS encoding EamA family transporter, translating into MWILYAFGSAFFAGITAVLAKIGIKNVNSHLATALRTVVVLAFAWLMVVVVGSGGQIGSLSAHTWTFLVLSGLATGASWICYFRALQLGDVNKVAPIDKSSTVLTMILAFLFLGEPFSANMLIGMVLILSGTLLMIQKKKTEAPAAGGKSWLVWAVASAVFASLTAILGKVGIQGVESNLGTAIRTVVVLALAWGIVFARGLQKQISVIDGKSWLFLALSGLATGLSWLCYYRALQMGSASLVAPIDKLSILVTVLFSYLFLKEKLSCRAAVGLALLTGGTLLLLVHF; encoded by the coding sequence ATGTGGATTCTCTATGCGTTTGGTTCAGCGTTTTTTGCCGGTATTACAGCGGTATTGGCGAAAATCGGGATTAAAAATGTCAATTCTCATTTGGCAACGGCGCTGCGGACAGTTGTTGTGCTGGCCTTTGCGTGGCTGATGGTGGTTGTGGTGGGTTCCGGCGGCCAGATTGGCAGCCTGTCCGCACACACATGGACGTTCCTCGTCCTTTCCGGCTTGGCAACGGGTGCCAGCTGGATTTGTTACTTCCGTGCGCTGCAGCTGGGTGATGTCAATAAAGTAGCACCGATTGATAAATCCAGTACGGTACTGACCATGATTCTGGCATTTCTGTTTTTGGGCGAACCATTTTCAGCCAATATGCTGATTGGTATGGTGCTGATTTTAAGCGGTACCCTGCTGATGATACAAAAGAAAAAAACAGAAGCACCGGCTGCCGGGGGCAAAAGCTGGCTTGTGTGGGCGGTGGCCTCGGCGGTTTTCGCCAGCCTGACGGCTATTCTCGGTAAGGTCGGCATACAGGGGGTAGAATCGAATCTCGGCACCGCGATACGTACGGTGGTGGTGCTGGCGCTGGCGTGGGGGATTGTGTTCGCACGCGGCCTGCAAAAGCAGATTTCCGTAATTGATGGGAAAAGCTGGCTGTTCCTGGCACTTTCCGGATTGGCAACGGGATTGTCATGGCTGTGTTATTACCGTGCGCTGCAAATGGGCAGTGCCAGCTTGGTAGCACCCATCGATAAACTTTCTATTCTGGTTACGGTGCTGTTCTCTTACCTGTTCCTAAAAGAAAAACTGAGTTGCAGGGCCGCGGTGGGACTGGCACTTCTAACGGGCGGTACGCTGCTGCTGCTGGTTCACTTTTAA